The sequence tgttcacaccgctaccatccagaaggtgaggtcagtacaggtgcatcgaagctgggaccgagagactgaagaacagcttctatctcaaggccatcagactgctaaacagcagtcactaactcagagaggctgctgcctacatggagacccaatcactggccactttaacaaatggatcactagtcactttaaacgatgccacttaataatgtttacatatcttacattactcatatcatatttatgtactgtattttataccatctgttgcaccttgcctatgccgcttggcCATCGTTCATccttatatttatatgtacatattctcattcacccctttgagatttgtgtttattaggtagttgttggggaactgttagattacttgttagatattactgcactgtcggaaccagaagcacaagcatttcgctacactcgcattaacatctgctaaccatgtgtatgtgacaaataaaatgtgatttgatttgatttgaacatgcgTGCCAATTAAAGATCTTGACTAATCAGATGCAAGGCCCAATTAGGGCGTAATCCAGCCCAGGTGTGCAGCCTGGTTGGTTGTTAAAAGCTACCTCAGTTTCATCAATTGTAGCATAGCAGAGGCACGCTGTCCTCTAACCTACAGAGTCACATTAGTTGTTGGCATGGGACTCATGATGGCAAACATGCTCAGGTTATTGTTCAAGCTACTGGTTTGGTTTTTACTTGTGGAAAACTTCTTAATCTCTCCTGCTTTGTCATATACTTATAGCACTGACACATGGCAACAACTTCCAAGGCGAACACTGCAATTTGACAATCGGCCACACTTTAAACAGCCTCCAATCCAACAAACAGTTTCAAGGCCAGTTAGAGTAGAAACTGTCGCTGTGACGTGCCATTCAGACTACATGGAGATAGTCGTGAAGGCTGATTTGTTTAAACTCGGTAATCTAATCGACGTGGATGACCTGCGACTTGGAGTTGAACAGTACCAAGACCAAGACCACTGTAGGGCTACAGCGTCAGCAGCCGGTGATGAGTACAGAATATTTGCAGCACTTTCGGACTGTGGAACCAAGTACCTGGTAATATATTTGTTTTCAGTAGTTGACTTCTTGAAACAACCTTCTCTTAAATGCTGCTTTGTGACTCCACAGATGAACGAAGACTCATTGATCTACACAAACCTCCTCAGATATACACCCAGAACCACACCAGATGCCGTTATTCGAATGGCTGGTGCTGTAATCCCAATTGAGTGTCATTATGAAAGGTGAGTTTAGGCTATACTGTTGTATGACGATCATAGGAATCCTGCGTTGACCTATTGGTATATTTACCGGTCTGTACTTTGTTTCAGGAAGTACAGTTTGGACAGCTCTCCTCTCCAGCCGACCTGGATCCCTTTCACCGCCACAGTGCCTGCTGAAGACACCCTGCAGTTCTCATTGAAGCTTATGACAAGTGGGTATATAAATCCTGGGCTGCATTTTGCAGGGTACAATTTTGGGTACAATGGCGCTCTCCCAGAAGCTTGGTAAAACCCGTGAATATAATGTTCAgatatcacatttatttatatagcccttcttacatcagctgctatatcaaagtgctgtacagaaacccagcctaaaaccccaaacggcaagcattgcaggtgtagaagcatggtggctaggaaaaactccctagaaaggccaaaacctagagcAACCAGGCTAtggggggtggccagtcctcttctggctgtgccgggtggagattataacagaacatggccaagatgttcaaatgttcatgcgtggtcaaataataatcacagcagttgtcgagggtgcaacaggtcagcacctcaggactaaatgtcagttggcttttcatagctgattgagagtttctctaccgctcctgctgtgcTGACTCTCTGCTGAGAGTTGAAAACAGccggtctgggacaggtagcacgtccagtgaacaggtcagggttccatagccacaggcagataTAAATGTACTATGTAGCACAAATGCCACTCTGACATGCAAAATACGGAATCACATCAGACAACTTATCATCTTAGGGATAGGGGctgacattttcacttttggatgaatttgtgcccaaattaaacggcctcgtactctgtcctagatcatatgatatgcatattattattactattggatagaaaacactgaagtttctgaaactgtctgaattatatctgtgtaaaacagaactcatatggcaggcaaacttccaaacaggaagtgaaaattctgaaatgggtcgctgtgaaaggcatcgcctattcaattgccttatatttatggatctgtatgcacttcatacgccttccactagatgtcaacaggcagtagaacgtgaaATGAAGCGTCTAGCATGATGTGGGACTGGATGAGAGCCAAtggagtgactggtcaggcagattgccagttcttggccacgcacacTACGCATGTGATGTCcttgtctgcaatgcgttagatagacatgaagaaatgctccgtttgggacgttattggatatatatgagaagttgattctcaactgagtttgaccagtttattcaatttgtaatatcactttttgaagtttttgttcATTAGCGTGAAGTTCGatggacacgtgaactacacatgctagccaaagttgctaattcgacagaagtaatggacattctaaaacgatttattgtggaactaggattcctggcactgcattctgatgaaagatcatcaaaggtaagggaatatttatgatgtaatttcgtatttctgttgactccaacatggcagagaatggctgagcgctgtctcagattattgcatgctgagatttaaaaaataactttagtaaaaagcaaacacagcggttgcatttagaaccagtgtatctttaattatatgttaaacatatatctttcatcaaagtttatgatgagtatttcacgttgctatctgtaattactttTGCTATttgagccatttctgaacatggcgccaatgtaaaaccacgatttgtggctataaatatgcacataatcgaacaaaacataaatgtattgtataacatgatgtcatatgactcatctgaagttgttcaaaggttagtgattaattgtatctctatttgtgggttttgtgaaagctatcttttctgtgaaaaaatggcggtgtgtttttggatattgtggtgagctaacataaatatatgttgtgtttttgctgtaaaacattttaaaaattggacgtgttggctggattcacaagatgtttatctttcatttgctgtattggacttgtgatttcatgaaattatatccctgtggcgctatgctatgctagtcagcgtttctgagaatgatcccggatccgggatgggtagtccagaaagAGGTTATAGGGAACACTTATCTACAACATTATACAGTTTGCCTACTAAAACATGGCCCTGTTAACAAACCCCTCATTTTAATCCATTATTTGATGCTCACTAGTTGAGCGACTATTGACAATATGTTCTGGCCGGGGTAGTTTTAATAGCGACTCGCGTTCGTAACTTTAAAACGCATCACTTGCAGTACGGTTTTTCATATCAGcgatacattttcaaaaaagaGAAATTACTACACGTTTTATAGGGTTCCCACACGGACATGGTTCCATGTGACAGTGCTTGTTAACATACAGAAGACAGAGGCGTACATGTGCTAATTGGTTATCTGTGTCTACACAAGTGTTTGAAAAAACGGAAGATTGATGCCAcaaacgtgttgtcactgaaaTACTGTCGGCTACAACTAAATGGGGTAGAGTAAGTGTTGCGCTTGTGAAGTGATATGAAAGAGGGCTTTGTTTCTTGAACTACACTACAATAGATGTTTTAGCTGCCAGGGCCAATTCACATCTAAACAGATGGTCCTTGGACTATAAGGAGTATTGTTGGGCTCCATTAGTTCATTATTGGATATCCTGTCTTTACTGCCATTTCCTTTCCAGGTGACTGGCTCTATGAGCGGGTTTCTGGAGTCTACTTCCTGGGTGATCCCATCAACATTGAGGCGTCTGTCAGGGTTGCTCACCACACCAGGCTCAGGGTCTTTGTTAGCAGCTGCGTGGCCACACTGGACCCTGATAGCAACTCTGTCCCCAGATATGTCTTCATTGAGAGTGATGGGTAAGCAGGGGGGGAAATGGCTTAGAACGACTATTCTCCGGCTGGCCCGTAGAGAACGATAGTATATGCCatttgagggcttccaccatttttaaagtagtcaactggtgCTTGGTGGCTTCTTTGAGACTTCTTAATTGGTTACTAAGGACGATGCCCCAATATGTATTTTAATATTATCTCCCTCCAGGTGCTTGACGGATTCCCAGCTGCCTGGTTCCCGCTCTGGTTTCATGCGTAGAACCCAGGACAACAAGCTCGGGTTCCACATTGATGCCTTCAGGTTCTACCAGGAGGACAGGGCAGAGGTGAGAGCGGTATTTTTTAAAAATAACAGATGTTGTAGAGGccattatgggtactgtagttAAATGGTTCTACAGTAACATTTACAGACATTATGTAGGCTACtgtgattctgcatctttgttttGCTTATCCTGTTTTTTTACAGCTGTACATCACCTGCCACCTTATGGCAGTCCCTGTCATGAACCATGCAGAGCCTAGCATTAAAGCATGCTCCTTCATTGATGGCAGGTGGGATAAGTCACATTTCCTTAGCTACTGTTACTGGCCTGTGACCTATTCACTGGAAtaaccatatatattttttaattggtGTGTTCTTGGTCCATGAGTAGATCTTTCATACATTTCAGATGGAGGTCTGCTGATGAGAATGATTTGCTATGTGGGCGTTGTACAAGCCTGAGTAGACAGAAGGGGGTTGATCAAGCTCCAGCACAACGTCCCCTCAGTCCAAGACTAGGTGGTAGCCAACTTGAACCTCATGTCTACCGCAACAAAGCCCCAGCCTCTGGTGACAATTGGAGTATTGGGATGAAAGCCAAGAAAGGTGTATTTGACGTCTTAATGCCTCTATTCCATCAACACCTTCTCAAAACATTGCAGGGGCGGGACCTTCTCCAATATGGTTGAGATGGAAATTGAGGGAAGGCTAATTGAGTGTCTTGACTGcaaatgtgtgtgcctgcatgtgtttAATGTGTTGTCCTTTTAGTATGGGACCAGGATACTACTGTGGGCCCCGTGATGGTCCTCCCAAGTAAACAGAAGAGTACACCTGCATCTCCACGGATGAGTGGAGGTATCGATAAACCTGGCTTCCCTGCCTCAACAGGGGACAGGAAGCCCGTATCACCTGGCAGTCGTGTGAGTAGCATCGACTACAAGAGAGGTAATTTGACTGACATCGCATAATcttattccttatgtagtgcactacctttgatcagGTAGTCTTGATAATCCAACCCTAGGCAACAgcagtgactagggtctggtttCAATGACTGACTCGTTTGGCAACTTCTCCCAACAAATCACGAGGTAGACATAGCAGAACGTCATGATTTGAAACCAAATTTTGTAGGGAATACCTTTGCAGTGGTTTTAGTGTAGGTAGTTGAGGCAAACTAGCCAATGGCATAATGCACTCATTAAAAATAACTGATCTCCATCTTGCTAGCTATTTTGTATGTATTCAAGCGGATAAGGTAGTGACATTGGCATAGAGCAACGAAGTCTGCCTAACTCGCATTCTAGTACGTACAGAAGTGTAAAGCCAGTTTATATAATTTGTGGGAGGCAACCAGGATGTCTAGACTATTGCCCAGACCATGatgcactggtcaaaagtagtgcactctataggtcATCGGGTGCCACTTCGGACACCTGTCTTGTCCTATCCCTATAGGCTAGCAATTCTGCCAACACTGGCTGTGTTAATCTGTTACATTTAATTCCAGGACCTTATTTCGCCCAATCCCAAAATGTGGTTTCTCCCTTGGGTCCGAGGGTCGGACCCAACAACAAGCACGGTCTCGTTAGCTCTGCAACATATGATGGCTTCATCAGGCGGAAAGAACTAATCGCCCAAAGAGGTAATGACAGTACGTTACTGTTTTGCATGTATGAT is a genomic window of Salvelinus namaycush isolate Seneca chromosome 15, SaNama_1.0, whole genome shotgun sequence containing:
- the LOC120060055 gene encoding zona pellucida sperm-binding protein 3-like; the encoded protein is MTSIAPDVTVSRPVRVETVAVTCHSDYMEIVVKADLFKLGNLIDVDDLRLGVEQYQDQDHCRATASAAGDEYRIFAALSDCGTKYLMNEDSLIYTNLLRYTPRTTPDAVIRMAGAVIPIECHYERKYSLDSSPLQPTWIPFTATVPAEDTLQFSLKLMTSDWLYERVSGVYFLGDPINIEASVRVAHHTRLRVFVSSCVATLDPDSNSVPRYVFIESDGCLTDSQLPGSRSGFMRRTQDNKLGFHIDAFRFYQEDRAELYITCHLMAVPVMNHAEPSIKACSFIDGRWRSADENDLLCGRCTSLSRQKGVDQAPAQRPLSPRLGGSQLEPHVYRNKAPASVWDQDTTVGPVMVLPSKQKSTPASPRMSGGIDKPGFPASTGDRKPVSPGSRVSSIDYKRELEATPDPELIPTPEPIGDLEVTTEKEGLTEDQYEIGTY